One segment of Acaryochloris thomasi RCC1774 DNA contains the following:
- a CDS encoding DUF2834 domain-containing protein — MIRKISFTLLWVAFVGYAFFFAPADQGNTLPLIQQLSTGQWAGINPLIIALFNLMGIWPMIYGSILFADGCSQKIPAWPFAAASFGLGAFALLPYLALREPAPELSGNPDRLLKFWDSRWLAIALSGGAISLLVYGFIQGDWSDFIQQCQINRFIHVMSLDFCMLSLLFPTLIGDDLARRHMDSRWWVISVVPLLGAIAYLMLRSPLPFASPLITESEAN; from the coding sequence ATGATTCGCAAAATTAGCTTTACCTTGCTCTGGGTCGCCTTTGTGGGCTATGCCTTTTTCTTCGCGCCTGCTGATCAGGGCAATACTCTACCTCTCATTCAGCAGCTCTCTACAGGCCAATGGGCAGGGATTAACCCCCTCATTATTGCTCTCTTCAATCTCATGGGAATTTGGCCCATGATCTACGGCAGCATCCTTTTTGCCGATGGCTGTAGCCAAAAGATTCCAGCATGGCCCTTTGCGGCAGCCTCTTTTGGGCTTGGGGCTTTTGCACTCTTGCCGTATTTGGCCTTGAGAGAGCCTGCACCAGAACTTTCAGGTAACCCGGATCGATTACTGAAGTTTTGGGATTCTCGATGGTTAGCGATCGCATTATCAGGGGGTGCGATCTCGCTTCTTGTATACGGTTTTATACAAGGAGACTGGAGCGATTTTATACAACAATGCCAGATCAACCGATTTATACATGTTATGAGTCTCGACTTCTGCATGCTGAGCCTGCTATTCCCCACCCTCATAGGCGATGACCTTGCTCGCCGCCACATGGATTCGCGCTGGTGGGTGATTTCAGTCGTGCCCTTGCTGGGTGCGATCGCCTATCTAATGCTGCGATCCCCGCTGCCATTCGCTTCTCCCCTAATCACCGAAAGCGAAGCCAATTGA
- a CDS encoding TspO/MBR family protein yields the protein MLKSWMVIAVVTLVVALAANIFRPKDVKWFNRQQRPSWLTFEKLIPLIWIVIFICGGWSAYITWEQNPGSGHSWLLMAFYLLLEVATVAYTPATLWFQNLRVGTYVGGVGFVMGLILTLLVLQISGWAALLLLPYLLWSPIGTYTTWTMDRLN from the coding sequence ATGCTGAAGTCCTGGATGGTTATTGCTGTAGTCACCTTAGTGGTGGCCTTGGCAGCTAATATCTTCAGACCGAAAGACGTCAAATGGTTCAATCGCCAGCAGCGTCCGTCCTGGCTTACATTTGAGAAACTGATTCCCTTGATCTGGATCGTTATTTTCATCTGCGGGGGCTGGTCAGCCTACATCACTTGGGAGCAGAATCCAGGCAGTGGACATTCTTGGCTGCTCATGGCTTTTTACCTACTGCTAGAAGTGGCGACGGTCGCCTATACGCCTGCGACCCTCTGGTTTCAGAACCTTCGAGTAGGCACGTATGTGGGGGGTGTAGGTTTTGTTATGGGATTAATTTTGACTCTGCTTGTGCTGCAAATTTCGGGTTGGGCAGCCCTTTTACTCTTGCCATATCTGTTGTGGTCACCCATCGGCACCTACACCACCTGGACAATGGATCGCCTTAATTGA
- a CDS encoding tocopherol cyclase family protein — protein sequence MNPENPVQTPHSGYHWDGSDRRFFEGWYFRITLPEQRQTFAFMYSIEDPAGGQPHSGGGAQILGPDDQYLCRTFPDTRSFWAWGAPSGMGPLGLGHWGKSSLTQRPDLISAEFFKNYIKEGYQGTATQHQGRLTDPSTGEVAQWYYETQPVYGWGDVGRPQKSTAGLLSFLPVFEPGWQVMMAHGLSTGWVDWKGQRYTFENAPAYTEKNWGGAFPQKWFWLNCNCFENQPDLALTAAAGQRGVLWWMESVGMIGIHHQGKFYEFAPWNSEISWQVAPWGYWQMEAHNDQYTVELVGRCDRKGTPLRAPTQNGLIYVCRDTMHGQLHLRLTSRHQQGSTVVIDAHSNLCGLEVGGGEPWETAWQQSPTQVEQAEMLEPAIAL from the coding sequence ATGAATCCTGAGAACCCTGTTCAAACGCCCCACAGCGGCTATCACTGGGACGGGAGCGATCGCCGTTTCTTCGAGGGCTGGTACTTTCGCATCACACTGCCCGAGCAGCGCCAAACCTTTGCATTTATGTACTCCATTGAAGACCCGGCGGGTGGGCAACCCCACAGTGGCGGTGGCGCTCAAATTCTTGGCCCTGACGATCAGTACCTCTGCCGCACGTTTCCAGACACCCGCTCCTTTTGGGCCTGGGGCGCTCCTAGCGGTATGGGACCGCTGGGCCTCGGCCACTGGGGTAAATCTTCCCTCACACAGCGCCCTGACCTGATCTCTGCCGAATTTTTCAAGAATTACATCAAAGAGGGCTATCAGGGTACAGCCACCCAGCACCAAGGTCGGCTCACCGATCCCAGCACGGGCGAAGTGGCCCAGTGGTATTACGAAACCCAGCCCGTCTATGGCTGGGGAGATGTCGGTCGTCCCCAAAAGTCGACGGCAGGCTTACTCTCATTCTTGCCTGTATTTGAACCGGGCTGGCAGGTGATGATGGCCCACGGACTCTCGACCGGCTGGGTGGATTGGAAGGGGCAACGCTACACCTTCGAGAATGCACCGGCCTACACCGAGAAAAACTGGGGGGGTGCTTTTCCGCAGAAGTGGTTTTGGCTCAACTGTAACTGTTTCGAGAATCAGCCCGATCTAGCACTCACGGCAGCAGCCGGTCAGCGCGGCGTCCTCTGGTGGATGGAGTCGGTGGGCATGATCGGTATTCATCATCAGGGTAAGTTCTATGAGTTTGCTCCCTGGAATTCTGAAATCTCTTGGCAGGTCGCCCCCTGGGGGTATTGGCAGATGGAAGCGCACAATGACCAGTATACGGTGGAGCTGGTGGGAAGATGCGATCGCAAAGGTACCCCACTGCGCGCCCCTACCCAAAACGGCCTCATTTACGTTTGCCGCGATACCATGCACGGCCAGCTTCATCTGCGACTCACCTCACGTCATCAGCAAGGTTCGACCGTCGTGATTGATGCCCACAGCAACCTTTGCGGCCTGGAAGTCGGCGGCGGAGAGCCTTGGGAGACCGCTTGGCAGCAGTCTCCCACACAGGTGGAACAAGCAGAAATGCTGGAGCCAGCGATAGCGTTATGA
- the rsmH gene encoding 16S rRNA (cytosine(1402)-N(4))-methyltransferase RsmH gives MTHASTYHIPVLSQELLQGLELREGHYLDATVGGGGHSSLLLSALPTLQITALDRDSHALAAAREALAPFLDRVQFQQENFAEYDPGTTRFDGIIADFGVSSAQLDHPERGFSFRYDAPLDMRMDQRQDLTAADIINTRSEKTLADLFFHYGEERFSRRIARQVVAKRPFRTTGELADAIARAMPKPKQSRRHRIHPATRVFQALRIAVNEELNSIETFVQQAPTWLKPEGIIGMISFHSLEDRIVKHQLRAVPHLKILTKKPIVATREEIRENPRARSAKLRLAQRIPIDPLGADESDNAPL, from the coding sequence GTGACCCATGCTTCGACCTACCATATCCCTGTCCTCAGCCAAGAGCTGCTACAGGGACTTGAGCTCCGTGAGGGCCATTACTTAGACGCTACGGTGGGCGGCGGTGGCCATAGTTCTCTGCTGCTCTCGGCACTACCCACCTTACAGATCACGGCCCTTGACCGCGACAGTCATGCTTTGGCTGCGGCCCGAGAGGCGCTAGCACCATTCTTAGACCGGGTACAGTTCCAGCAAGAAAACTTTGCGGAATACGATCCGGGAACCACAAGGTTTGATGGCATCATTGCTGATTTTGGCGTCAGCTCTGCCCAGCTTGATCACCCTGAGCGCGGGTTTAGCTTTCGCTATGATGCGCCCCTCGATATGCGGATGGATCAGCGGCAAGACCTGACAGCGGCAGACATCATCAATACTCGATCAGAAAAAACGCTGGCTGATCTGTTCTTCCATTACGGGGAAGAGCGCTTTTCTCGGCGAATTGCGCGCCAAGTTGTAGCCAAGCGCCCCTTTCGTACCACGGGGGAACTGGCAGATGCGATCGCAAGGGCCATGCCCAAGCCCAAGCAGTCGCGCCGCCACCGTATTCATCCCGCCACCCGCGTATTTCAGGCTCTTCGCATTGCTGTCAACGAAGAACTAAACAGCATCGAAACCTTTGTTCAACAAGCCCCAACTTGGCTGAAACCAGAGGGAATCATCGGCATGATTAGCTTTCATAGCCTCGAAGATCGGATCGTCAAGCATCAGTTACGAGCCGTACCCCACCTGAAGATTTTGACTAAAAAACCGATCGTGGCCACGCGAGAAGAAATCCGCGAAAATCCCCGCGCACGCTCCGCTAAGTTGAGGTTGGCTCAGCGTATACCCATAGACCCTCTTGGTGCTGATGAATCGGACAATGCCCCGCTGTAG
- a CDS encoding YbjQ family protein encodes MSQTRYPSPRGSIILTTLEGVPGQTITKHFGLVQGSTIRAKHIGRDIAAGFKNLVGGELHGYTELLQEARQEATDRMLQQAAQMGANAVVNVRFATSSVAQGAAELFAYGTAVRVD; translated from the coding sequence ATGAGTCAGACACGTTACCCATCCCCGCGCGGTTCCATTATTCTGACGACCCTCGAAGGCGTCCCCGGTCAGACGATTACGAAGCATTTTGGGCTTGTTCAGGGCAGCACCATTCGAGCCAAGCATATTGGGCGTGATATCGCCGCTGGCTTCAAAAACCTTGTGGGTGGTGAACTGCATGGCTATACCGAACTGCTCCAAGAAGCTCGCCAAGAAGCTACAGATCGGATGCTGCAGCAGGCCGCGCAAATGGGGGCAAATGCTGTCGTGAACGTTCGCTTTGCGACTTCCTCTGTGGCCCAAGGCGCGGCTGAGCTATTTGCCTACGGCACTGCAGTTAGGGTGGACTAA
- a CDS encoding YbjQ family protein: MELFVFLGLLALGYLAGNAVEQKHYASIKERERRTVSVPVYNMGAKQPLPEAEGAQLFVGSVVISSDYFKAFLASLSKLVGGQIFAYESLLDRGRREALLRMKEDAIRWGAKKVINVRLETATIGSRSGDSGILSIEIVAYGTGLR; encoded by the coding sequence ATGGAACTTTTTGTTTTTCTCGGTTTGTTGGCCCTGGGCTACCTAGCAGGCAATGCTGTTGAGCAAAAGCACTACGCCAGCATTAAAGAGCGGGAGCGTCGAACCGTAAGCGTACCGGTCTACAACATGGGGGCAAAACAGCCTCTACCTGAGGCCGAGGGGGCGCAGCTTTTTGTCGGCAGTGTTGTGATCTCGTCAGATTACTTTAAGGCCTTCTTGGCGAGTTTGAGTAAGTTGGTTGGTGGTCAGATTTTTGCCTACGAGAGTCTTTTAGATCGAGGGCGGCGTGAAGCGCTGCTGCGAATGAAAGAAGATGCAATTCGGTGGGGTGCTAAAAAGGTCATCAATGTCCGCTTAGAAACTGCCACAATTGGCTCTCGCAGCGGTGATTCAGGCATTCTATCAATCGAAATTGTTGCCTATGGTACTGGGCTACGCTGA
- a CDS encoding NADPH-dependent FMN reductase codes for MQAASQSRIKLLAISGSLRQTSSNTTLLRAVRLLTPEDVVVDIYAGLNQLPHFNPELEDAECAAVADYCNQLQQADGLIISSPEYAHGVPGVLKNALDWVVGSGELVGKPVALLNASPRATHALASLHETLTVMMAKIVEEASITIPLMGTKLDPAEIAAHPDFSAVLQIALTKLVQAIDSNK; via the coding sequence ATGCAAGCAGCTTCTCAATCTCGGATTAAACTTTTAGCTATTTCAGGCAGTCTCCGTCAGACGTCTAGCAATACGACGCTGCTGCGGGCGGTTAGGCTTTTGACACCGGAGGATGTTGTGGTTGATATTTATGCTGGCCTCAATCAGCTTCCTCATTTCAATCCAGAGCTAGAAGATGCGGAATGTGCGGCGGTGGCCGATTATTGTAACCAGCTTCAGCAAGCAGATGGTCTGATCATCTCTAGCCCGGAGTACGCGCACGGGGTACCCGGAGTGCTGAAAAATGCTTTGGATTGGGTTGTAGGAAGCGGCGAACTGGTGGGTAAGCCGGTGGCGCTTTTGAACGCTTCACCTAGGGCAACTCATGCTCTAGCTTCACTACATGAAACCTTGACGGTGATGATGGCTAAGATTGTAGAGGAAGCATCGATTACGATTCCTCTAATGGGAACAAAGCTGGATCCAGCAGAAATAGCAGCTCATCCTGATTTCTCTGCGGTGCTCCAAATAGCTCTCACTAAACTCGTACAGGCTATTGATTCTAATAAATAA